The Nitrosomonas cryotolerans ATCC 49181 genome includes a window with the following:
- the ppx gene encoding exopolyphosphatase, translating into MRKYSMLAAVDLGSNSFHLQVARVVDKQIYPLDSLREMVRLAGGFNDTDKKLDEDSQMRALNCLQRFGERLRDFPAHTVRVVGTNSLRIAENAPAFLKRAEAALGFPIEIISGREEARLIYLGVAHSLPVSDHNRLVIDIGGGSSEFIIGNRLQPNKLESLYIGCVSHSQRFFPDGKISKAAMKQAELAARTEIQAIAAEFSADQWQEVIGSSGTARTLGQVLKLNHFCKQDDSDDITPAGLEKFRDYLLKTGDSKKLSIAGLQANRKAVIAGGFAIMSAVFSELGIQRMSQTTGALRQGVLYDMLGRFHNEDMREITVQQFMQRYRIDTAQSIRIESLSGLLGKQLLAAHTDQSEDLLRILSWAARLHEIGISIAHSGYHKHTAYILANADMPGFSKMEQTNLSQLVLAHRGSLGKVSEFVANPLNALLLMALRLAVLFHRSRSNILLPPLDVTAEKATCTLYIARAWLKQNPLTRTLLHTETEEWRRFNFKLQIKSKKDT; encoded by the coding sequence ATGCGCAAATACTCCATGCTTGCAGCTGTTGATCTTGGCTCTAATAGCTTCCACCTGCAAGTCGCACGAGTCGTTGATAAACAGATTTATCCACTGGATAGCTTACGTGAAATGGTGCGGCTTGCCGGCGGGTTTAACGATACAGACAAGAAACTGGACGAGGATTCTCAAATGCGGGCACTGAATTGCTTGCAGCGTTTTGGAGAACGCCTGCGTGACTTTCCCGCCCATACCGTACGCGTCGTAGGCACAAATTCCTTACGTATCGCTGAGAACGCACCCGCTTTCTTGAAAAGGGCAGAAGCCGCATTAGGTTTTCCTATAGAAATTATTTCGGGACGCGAGGAAGCCCGCCTAATCTATCTGGGTGTTGCACACAGTCTCCCCGTTTCCGACCATAACCGATTGGTTATCGATATCGGTGGGGGATCGTCCGAATTTATTATTGGCAATCGCCTGCAGCCCAACAAGCTAGAGAGTCTTTATATCGGTTGTGTCAGTCACAGCCAACGTTTCTTTCCGGATGGCAAGATCAGCAAAGCTGCCATGAAACAGGCGGAATTGGCAGCACGAACAGAGATACAGGCTATTGCTGCCGAATTCTCGGCGGATCAATGGCAAGAAGTTATTGGTTCATCAGGAACCGCACGAACACTGGGACAGGTTCTAAAACTGAACCATTTTTGCAAGCAGGATGATAGTGACGATATTACGCCTGCAGGACTTGAAAAATTTCGTGACTATTTGCTCAAAACCGGTGACAGTAAGAAGCTTTCCATTGCCGGTCTTCAGGCTAACCGTAAAGCGGTCATCGCAGGCGGATTTGCCATCATGTCTGCGGTCTTCTCGGAGCTGGGCATTCAGCGTATGTCACAGACAACCGGCGCACTACGTCAGGGTGTACTTTATGATATGCTGGGCCGTTTTCATAATGAAGATATGCGTGAAATCACGGTGCAACAGTTCATGCAACGCTATCGGATCGACACCGCTCAGTCTATACGTATTGAATCATTATCCGGCCTACTCGGAAAACAGCTATTAGCTGCCCATACCGACCAGTCAGAAGACTTACTAAGAATCCTGTCATGGGCAGCCAGACTTCATGAAATCGGTATTTCTATCGCACATTCCGGCTACCATAAACATACTGCCTACATTCTCGCTAATGCCGATATGCCCGGTTTTTCCAAAATGGAACAAACCAACCTCAGTCAACTCGTCCTGGCTCATCGCGGCTCTCTTGGCAAAGTCAGCGAATTTGTGGCTAATCCGCTCAATGCGTTATTACTCATGGCATTGCGTTTAGCCGTACTCTTTCACCGCAGTCGCAGCAACATCTTATTGCCACCATTGGATGTCACTGCAGAAAAGGCAACCTGTACGCTTTACATCGCGCGGGCATGGTTAAAACAAAATCCATTAACCAGAACCCTGTTGCACACTGAAACAGAAGAATGGCGCCGATTCAATTTCAAATTACAGATTAAAAGTAAAAAAGACACCTGA
- a CDS encoding type IV pilin protein gives MKANSSLNECGGFSLIELMVAIAVIGILATVALPSYQDYIRQSNRALVKTMLYENAQFMEQFYTENNQYDATVGVDGIANTGDDVAVVIPLLRSPRTGTVQYNLSLQAVNNNTFTLQAIPVGSMAGDSCGTLTLTSTGLQGAGGDVASCWNR, from the coding sequence ATGAAAGCGAATAGCAGTTTAAATGAATGCGGCGGGTTTTCCCTGATTGAATTGATGGTGGCCATTGCTGTTATTGGCATTCTGGCAACGGTTGCGCTGCCTTCTTATCAAGATTATATCCGGCAATCAAATAGAGCCCTGGTTAAAACCATGCTCTATGAAAACGCGCAATTTATGGAGCAATTCTACACAGAAAATAATCAATATGATGCGACGGTGGGTGTCGACGGGATTGCGAATACAGGGGATGATGTGGCCGTAGTCATACCCCTGCTCCGCTCGCCGAGAACGGGCACGGTTCAGTACAACCTTTCTTTGCAGGCAGTAAATAATAATACTTTTACGCTGCAAGCCATTCCTGTGGGTTCAATGGCTGGAGATAGCTGCGGCACATTGACTTTGACGAGCACGGGACTACAAGGGGCTGGTGGTGATGTGGCGAGTTGCTGGAACCGATAA